A genomic region of Pyrus communis chromosome 14, drPyrComm1.1, whole genome shotgun sequence contains the following coding sequences:
- the LOC137714923 gene encoding uncharacterized protein, whose translation MLSKDPSLSKTLNPSLFLLTPFSNPLRKTLTLKPLTRAPKTLSISSSSQFQLNSDPNFTFSRQIPHLRRDLRSFAGRSKKKAGGGPSPGRIEGNADSRREVRENARRKSKRLAESNFYRLKNQSRKYADNFTEDELQQIGLGYDRMVRFMEKDDPNLRHPYDWYKYGEFGPYSWRGVVVGQPVRGRFTDERVTIIGEVKDQEEWEKIEQFEMSQDFGKRLGQLDRSKGRKYFWVFVRHPRWRLSDLPWQQWTLVCEVVVEGEKQRLDKWSLMGRLGNLTRSLITKCAAWFRPDIIYVKRPVYQCRFEPQDDFFKVLTPFLDPKTEEDYLFELEKADGSVEMCTYFGGLCKIVKVNQKAFVDDVVKGYEKLSDEEKSRCLGFLLKNHPVQLLHPYTKEWKAKLEEWELGCDAPDDDNEGSGINVAEKEFTEWVEDDEVDNEEDNVVMEMEDGDESEFEDDDEEEDDGDDELGVDAEELSEEEDEKYWEEEFEKAVSSSDAMEKLAKQSVEATTEYYKKQLRTMEGNKNRNLEDDKDGDGDETAMRGKRPTVSAEEWKVAGYGPWRKRIKKGKIPPQLFLRAAVRPFTYRNLVKEIVLTRHGIVDGDF comes from the coding sequence ATGCTGAGTAAAGACCCCTCCCtctctaaaaccctaaacccctctctcttcctcctcacgCCATTCTCCAATCCTCTCcgcaaaaccctaaccctaaaaccCCTCACCAGGGCCCCCAAAACCCTCTCCATCAGCTCATCCTCCCAATTTCAGCTAAATTCCGACCCCAATTTCACATTTTCCCGCCAAATTCCCCATTTACGGCGGGACCTCCGCTCGTTCGCCGGCCGGAGCAAGAAGAAGGCCGGAGGCGGACCGTCCCCGGGCCGAATCGAGGGTAACGCGGATTCTCGCCGGGAGGTGAGGGAAAATGCTCGCCGGAAAAGCAAAAGGCTCGCCGAGTCCAATTTCTATCGGCTCAAGAACCAGAGCCGGAAGTACGCCGATAACTTCACCGAGGACGAGCTCCAGCAAATCGGGCTCGGGTATGACCGGATGGTCCGGTTCATGGAGAAGGACGACCCCAATTTGCGCCACCCGTATGACTGGTACAAGTACGGAGAATTCGGGCCGTATTCCTGGCGCGGGGTAGTCGTCGGCCAACCGGTCCGGGGAAGGTTTACCGACGAGAGGGTGACGATTATTGGGGAAGTGAAGGACCAGGAGGAGTGGGAAAAGATTGAGCAATTTGAGATGAGCCAAGATTTTGGGAAGAGATTGGGGCAATTGGATAGAAGCAAAGGGAGGAAGTACTTTTGGGTGTTTGTGAGGCACCCGAGGTGGCGGCTTTCGGATTTGCCGTGGCAGCAGTGGACTTTGGTGTGTGAGGTGGTGGTGGAAGGCGAAAAGCAGAGGCTGGACAAATGGAGTTTGATGGGCAGGCTTGGGAATTTGACTAGATCTTTGATAACAAAGTGTGCAGCTTGGTTTAGACCCGATATTATATACGTGAAGAGGCCAGTTTATCAATGTAGGTTCGAGCCTCAGGACGATTTTTTCAAGGTGTTGACCCCGTTTCTTGATCCAAAAACGGAGGAGGATTACTTGTTTGAGCTGGAGAAAGCTGATGGGAGTGTTGAAATGTGCACTTACTTTGGTGGGTTGTGTAAGATTGTGAAGGTGAATCAGAAGGCGTTTGTGGATGATGTGGTGAAGGGTTATGAGAAGTTGAGTGATGAGGAGAAGTCAAGGTGTTTGGGGTTTTTGCTGAAGAATCATCCGGTTCAGTTGTTGCATCCGTATACGAAGGAGTGGAAGGCCAAGTTGGAGGAGTGGGAGCTGGGTTGTGATGCACCGGATGATGATAATGAGGGCAGCGGCATCAATGTGGCCGAGAAGGAGTTTACAGAGTGGGTTGAGGATGACGAGGTTGATAATGAGGAGGATAATGTtgttatggaaatggaagatggtgATGAGAGTGAATTtgaggatgatgatgaggaGGAAGATGATGGAGACGATGAATTGGGAGTTGATGCGGAAGAGTTGAGTGAAGAAGAGGATGAGAAGTACTGGGAGGAGGAGTTTGAAAAGGCGGTGAGTAGCTCGGATGCAATGGAAAAGCTAGCAAAACAGAGTGTAGAGGCAACTACGGAGTACTATAAGAAGCAATTGAGGACAATGGAAGGGAACAAAAATCGAAACTTGGAGGACGACAaagatggtgatggtgatgaaaCCGCCATGAGGGGAAAACGACCGACAGTGAGTGCTGAAGAATGGAAGGTAGCTGGGTATGGTCCATGGAGGAAAAGGATCAAGAAGGGTAAGATTCCTCCGCAGCTGTTTTTGCGAGCAGCGGTTCGACCCTTCACTTACAGAAATCTTGTGAAGGAGATAGTTTTGACTAGGCATGGAATTGTGGATGGTGATTTTTGA
- the LOC137714925 gene encoding tubby-like F-box protein 7, whose translation MALRKAFLSRKFSKSFRELFGDEDQARGGDGRVVRDSAELDRVADCPDSSSSSWSAMLPELLGEIIRRVEASDDKWPHRQNVVACACVCKRWRDITKEIARSPSYSGKITFPSCLKQPGPHDFTHQCLIKRNKKTSTFYLYLALTPSFTDKGKFLLAARRYRHGSHTEYIISLDADDISQGSNAYVGKLSSDFLGTNFTIYDSQPPHSGAKPASSRSTRRFASKQISPQVPAGNFEVGQVSYKFNLLKSRGPRRMICPLNCPPSDEIAIEKPMDKCKLKKTASTSYGYTVLRNKAPRWHDQLQCWCLNFHGRVTVASVKNFQLVATGDPSQPGGKGDEETVLQFGKVGDDTFTMDYRQPLSAFQAFAICLTSFGTKLACE comes from the exons ATGGCTCTGCGGAAAGCCTTTCTCTCCCGGAAATTCTCCAAATCGTTCAGGGAATTGTTCGGCGACGAGGATCAGGCGCGTGGTGGGGACGGCCGAGTCGTCCGAGACTCGGCCGAGTTGGACCGCGTCGCAGACTGTCCCGACTCGTCGTCGTCTTCGTGGTCGGCTATGCTCCCGGAGCTCCTCGGCGAGATCATACGGAGAGTGGAGGCTAGCGACGACAAATGGCCTCACCGCCAAAACGTGGTCGCTTGTGCCTGTGTCTGCAAGCGGTGGAGGGATATCACCAAGGAGATCGCGCGGTCGCCTTCGTACAGTGGAAAAATCACCTTCCCTTCGTGCCTTAAACAG CCAGGGCCACACGATTTTACCCACCAATGTCTAATAAAACGAAACAAGAAGACCTCAACGTTTTACCTTTATCTAGCACTTACCCCAT CATTCACCGATAAGGGAAAGTTTCTTTTAGCTGCACGGAGATATAGGCATGGCTCACACACCGAGTATATAATATCACTTGATGCTGATGACATATCCCAAGGAAGCAATGCTTATGTgggaaaattaag CTCAGATTTTCTGGGCACCAATTTTACAATCTATGATAGCCAGCCACCGCATAGTGGTGCAAAGCCTGCAAGCAGTAGGTCTACCCGTCGTTTTGCAAGCAAGCAAATAAGCCCCCAAGTTCCGGCAGGCAACTTTGAAGTTGGGCAAGTCTCTTACAAATTCAACCTTCTAAAATCAAGAGGTCCAAGAAGGATGATTTGCCCGCTTAATTGCCCACCATCAGATGAAATTGCCATTGAAAAACCCATGGACAAATGTAAGTTGAAGAAAACAGCTTCTACCAGTTACGGCTACACCGTCTTGAGGAACAAAGCTCCAAGATGGCATGATCAGTTGCAGTGCTGGTGTTTGAATTTCCATGGTCGGGTCACGGTGGCATCAGTAAAGAACTTTCAGCTGGTTGCAACTGGGGACCCAAGCCAGCCAGGAGGGAAAGGAGACGAAGAAACGGTTCTCCAGTTCGGGAAAGTGGGTGATGATACATTTACCATGGATTATAGGCAGCCCTTGTCAGCCTTCCAGGCATTTGCTATTTGCCTTACCAGCTTTGGCACCAAACTGGCTTGTGAGTAA